A section of the Methanosarcina mazei S-6 genome encodes:
- the frhA gene encoding coenzyme F420 hydrogenase subunit alpha, producing MREHLIENEAIPLTKVVEISPTTRHEGHSKLTLKVNDQGIVERGDWLSITPVRGVEKLAIGKTMEQVPKIASRVCGICPVAHCLASIEAMEASIGCEIPKDAKHLRVILHAANRLHSIALHNILILPDFYIPGTETKINPFSKEEPFRSVATRIFRIREIAQTIAAIVGGEAIHPSNPRIGGMYQNVSPRAKQKMADLAKEGLVLVHEQMEFMLDIIRDMQNREYVTVGGQNIPIPKTLGYHNQGVMATSPMYGSSSLDENPTWDVTRWKETRPWEWYMGEVTIDLEDPNYPIGGTTKAGTRANPQMEACNSVPTYDGQPVEVGPRARLATFKNFNEKGTFAQHIARQMEYPDCFYTILKCLDDLDTSGKVLADHIPQGDGSMGWAANEAPRGTDIHLAKVKDGRVLWYEMLVPTTWNFPTCSRGLKGAPWQIAEMVVRAYDPCVSCATHMIVVDEKNRIVAQRIIQ from the coding sequence ATGCGAGAACATCTAATCGAAAACGAGGCAATACCATTGACGAAAGTTGTAGAGATCTCTCCAACCACGAGACATGAAGGGCACTCCAAGCTTACTCTGAAGGTGAACGATCAGGGTATAGTCGAGCGAGGAGACTGGCTCTCTATCACCCCTGTCAGGGGTGTTGAGAAGCTCGCCATAGGCAAGACGATGGAACAGGTCCCGAAGATTGCCTCTCGGGTCTGCGGAATCTGTCCCGTCGCCCACTGCCTGGCGAGCATCGAGGCAATGGAGGCGTCTATCGGCTGCGAGATCCCCAAGGATGCAAAGCATCTGAGGGTAATTCTTCATGCCGCAAACCGCCTGCACAGCATCGCCCTGCACAACATCCTGATACTCCCTGACTTTTATATCCCCGGGACGGAGACGAAGATCAACCCGTTCTCCAAGGAGGAGCCTTTCAGGAGCGTTGCGACAAGAATCTTCCGCATCCGTGAAATCGCACAGACCATTGCAGCTATCGTAGGCGGTGAGGCAATCCACCCCTCTAACCCCAGAATCGGAGGGATGTACCAGAACGTGAGTCCGCGGGCAAAGCAGAAGATGGCTGACTTGGCAAAAGAAGGCCTTGTTCTTGTCCACGAGCAGATGGAATTTATGCTTGATATTATCAGGGACATGCAGAACCGTGAGTACGTCACCGTGGGGGGCCAGAATATCCCGATTCCAAAGACGCTCGGGTATCACAACCAGGGTGTTATGGCCACGTCTCCTATGTATGGCTCATCCAGCCTTGATGAAAACCCCACATGGGATGTCACCAGGTGGAAAGAGACCCGGCCATGGGAATGGTATATGGGTGAGGTGACAATCGATCTCGAGGACCCGAACTATCCGATAGGCGGCACAACAAAAGCCGGAACCAGAGCAAACCCCCAGATGGAGGCGTGCAACAGTGTTCCGACTTACGACGGTCAGCCGGTTGAGGTCGGTCCGAGGGCAAGGCTAGCTACCTTCAAGAACTTTAACGAGAAGGGCACATTCGCCCAGCACATTGCCAGACAGATGGAATACCCGGACTGCTTCTATACAATCCTTAAGTGCCTTGATGACCTGGACACCTCGGGTAAGGTTCTTGCCGACCACATCCCCCAGGGAGACGGATCTATGGGCTGGGCAGCTAACGAAGCTCCACGTGGGACTGATATCCACCTTGCAAAGGTGAAGGACGGGCGTGTGCTCTGGTATGAAATGCTTGTACCTACCACATGGAATTTCCCAACCTGCAGCCGCGGTCTTAAGGGTGCTCCCTGGCAGATCGCAGAGATGGTTGTCCGTGCCTATGACCCGTGTGTATCATGTGCAACCCACATGATTGTGGTAGACGAGAAGAACAGGATAGTAGCTCAGAGGATCATCCAGTGA
- a CDS encoding glycosyltransferase family protein, whose protein sequence is MKILVISQHFPPEKSGNASRIFDMCSHLQKMGEYVTVLAPHPSFPPSSFKRKWSVFESRKMNDVNIINLLAWQPKSQDPGFVGRMAYYLSFPLHAVIWIFFNFRKFDVIITSAPPIFTGIGGIPAKLIFKKKWVMDVRDLWINASISLGFLKKGSLFEKMSRVYEQFCYSSASFDLRYY, encoded by the coding sequence ATGAAAATTTTAGTTATATCACAGCACTTCCCACCTGAAAAATCTGGCAATGCGTCACGTATTTTTGATATGTGCAGTCATCTTCAAAAAATGGGCGAATATGTTACTGTCCTTGCTCCACATCCCAGTTTTCCTCCTAGCTCTTTTAAAAGGAAGTGGAGTGTTTTTGAGTCCAGAAAGATGAATGATGTAAATATTATAAACTTGCTAGCGTGGCAACCAAAAAGCCAGGATCCGGGTTTTGTGGGCAGAATGGCTTATTACCTTTCATTTCCTCTGCACGCTGTTATTTGGATATTTTTTAATTTCCGTAAATTTGATGTAATTATTACTTCTGCACCTCCAATTTTTACAGGGATTGGTGGAATTCCGGCTAAGTTGATATTTAAGAAAAAGTGGGTCATGGACGTTAGAGATCTCTGGATAAATGCATCCATAAGCCTTGGTTTTTTGAAAAAAGGAAGCTTATTTGAAAAGATGAGCAGGGTATATGAACAGTTCTGTTATTCGAGTGCCAGCTTTGATTTGCGTTACTACTGA
- a CDS encoding glutaredoxin family protein codes for MVKISIYIISTCPVCRKTKEFFRKRGIPFDFVDFDLASEREQDRIAAEMVNGTCDTGFPFVRIGDVVVIGFSPERFEQLLKSENLEQAASQA; via the coding sequence ATGGTAAAAATATCAATCTACATCATAAGCACCTGCCCGGTATGCCGGAAAACAAAGGAATTTTTCCGAAAAAGAGGCATACCATTCGATTTTGTAGATTTTGATCTCGCCAGCGAAAGAGAGCAGGACAGGATAGCTGCCGAGATGGTGAATGGCACCTGCGATACAGGCTTCCCGTTCGTCAGGATCGGCGATGTTGTGGTCATCGGGTTCAGTCCAGAGAGGTTTGAACAGCTTTTGAAATCGGAGAATCTTGAACAGGCGGCCAGCCAGGCTTAA
- a CDS encoding glycosyltransferase family 4 protein, protein MPALICVTTEELGQDIVKTYKNIDKNKLRITPNGVDIDLFYPMETPKKNQIIYAGNIGHAQDLEDVILAMKKVNEHFDLKFLIVGDGDIKRDLEKVARDNNLMDFVEFPGLISREKIPKMYSESLMGVAPLKKLKTLEYAVPTKAYEYMACGIPFVGCGEGEIRKLAERSGCGMIAENSPDAIADIILYLLNNPEKQIEMGKKGRDFVEKYYSRKQIASDLKSVLECIEFEKPNPIMSDGINYARSQ, encoded by the coding sequence GTGCCAGCTTTGATTTGCGTTACTACTGAAGAGCTTGGTCAGGATATTGTTAAGACCTACAAAAATATTGATAAGAATAAGTTAAGGATAACGCCCAACGGTGTGGACATCGACTTATTCTATCCCATGGAAACCCCAAAAAAGAATCAGATTATCTATGCAGGAAATATCGGACATGCTCAAGACCTTGAAGACGTGATCCTGGCAATGAAAAAGGTCAATGAGCATTTTGATCTGAAATTCTTGATAGTTGGTGATGGTGATATCAAAAGGGATCTGGAAAAAGTAGCTCGGGATAACAATCTCATGGATTTCGTTGAATTTCCGGGCCTGATTTCAAGGGAAAAAATCCCTAAAATGTATTCTGAATCTCTGATGGGCGTGGCTCCCCTGAAGAAGCTAAAGACACTTGAATATGCTGTGCCTACCAAAGCTTATGAATATATGGCATGTGGGATTCCATTTGTGGGATGTGGAGAGGGAGAAATAAGGAAACTTGCAGAGCGTTCAGGCTGTGGAATGATTGCAGAGAATTCCCCTGATGCAATTGCAGATATTATACTGTACCTTTTGAATAATCCCGAGAAACAGATCGAGATGGGAAAAAAAGGCAGGGATTTTGTTGAAAAATATTACAGCCGGAAGCAGATCGCATCCGACCTTAAATCAGTACTTGAATGCATTGAATTTGAGAAGCCAAATCCTATTATGAGCGACGGTATAAATTATGCGCGATCTCAATAA
- the frhG gene encoding coenzyme F420 hydrogenase subunit gamma, whose translation MEAKPVANKIKLGHVHLSGCTGCLVSTADNNLGFIKILDNYADLVYSLTLADVRHVPEMDVALVEGSVCIQDHESVEEIRETREKAKIVVALGSCACYGNITRFSRGGQHNQPQHESFLPIGDLIDVDVYIPGCPPSPELIRNVAVMAYLLLEGDEDQKALAGKYLKPLMDLAKRGTSACFCDLMDDVINQGLCIGCGTCAASCPVRAITIELGKPQGQSDLCIKCGSCYGACPRSFFNFEVIDEFEAISDMIAEALK comes from the coding sequence ATGGAGGCAAAACCAGTGGCAAACAAGATCAAGCTCGGGCATGTGCACTTGAGCGGCTGTACAGGCTGCCTCGTGTCCACTGCCGATAACAACTTGGGATTCATCAAGATACTGGACAACTACGCCGACCTCGTCTACAGCCTCACGCTTGCAGACGTCCGGCATGTTCCTGAGATGGACGTGGCGCTCGTCGAGGGATCGGTCTGCATTCAGGACCATGAATCTGTGGAAGAGATCAGGGAAACGCGAGAGAAAGCAAAGATTGTGGTAGCCCTCGGTTCCTGCGCATGCTATGGGAACATAACAAGGTTCAGCCGCGGTGGGCAGCATAACCAGCCCCAGCACGAGTCTTTTCTCCCTATCGGGGACCTCATAGACGTGGATGTCTACATCCCGGGATGTCCCCCGAGTCCGGAGCTCATAAGGAACGTTGCTGTAATGGCATACCTGCTCCTTGAAGGCGATGAGGACCAGAAGGCTCTAGCTGGCAAGTACCTGAAGCCCCTTATGGATCTTGCAAAGCGCGGTACCAGTGCTTGTTTCTGCGACCTTATGGACGACGTGATCAACCAGGGGCTCTGCATTGGCTGCGGCACCTGTGCTGCATCCTGCCCGGTGCGTGCAATCACGATTGAGTTAGGGAAGCCGCAGGGCCAGAGTGACCTCTGCATCAAGTGCGGCTCCTGTTATGGTGCCTGCCCGAGGTCGTTCTTCAACTTTGAAGTGATTGATGAATTCGAGGCCATTAGCGATATGATCGCTGAAGCACTTAAGTGA
- the frhB gene encoding coenzyme F420 hydrogenase subunit beta has protein sequence MIEDPYLGKYTACVSARSTDREILKKSQDGGIATTLMVYALEQGIIDGAIVTGKGDRPWEPKPFVAMSREDILKARGTIYNISPQISWLKEATRSYGLDRVGVTGVCCQMQAVRKAQLYPMNMRDVPEKIGLAIGLFCMENFSYKSMQTIVEDHAAQSLGSVKKMEITKGKFWVYTDRGNVATVPLKDTHKYEQPGCHVCLDYVSNLGDISTGSVGSPEGWSTVFIRTRKGNEVWSRAVDEGLFETKPIEDVKPGLDLLRKLAKEKIDKNRKTLEERRNFGVNKALRDPYA, from the coding sequence ATGATTGAAGATCCATATCTCGGCAAATATACGGCCTGCGTCTCGGCACGGAGCACGGACAGGGAGATTCTTAAGAAGTCACAGGACGGCGGTATTGCCACAACCCTTATGGTCTACGCCCTTGAGCAGGGGATAATAGACGGGGCAATTGTGACAGGCAAAGGAGACCGACCATGGGAGCCGAAACCGTTCGTTGCTATGAGCCGAGAGGACATCCTCAAGGCACGGGGAACAATTTACAATATCAGCCCCCAGATCTCCTGGCTTAAGGAAGCAACCAGGTCCTACGGACTCGACAGGGTAGGTGTTACAGGTGTTTGCTGTCAGATGCAGGCTGTCAGGAAGGCTCAACTCTATCCCATGAATATGCGGGATGTCCCGGAGAAGATCGGCCTCGCAATAGGTCTCTTCTGTATGGAGAATTTCTCATACAAGTCAATGCAGACCATTGTAGAGGACCATGCGGCTCAGAGCCTCGGCTCTGTAAAGAAAATGGAGATCACGAAGGGCAAGTTCTGGGTATACACCGACCGTGGAAATGTTGCCACCGTGCCCCTCAAGGACACACACAAATATGAGCAGCCAGGATGCCATGTCTGCCTCGATTATGTATCCAATCTCGGCGACATCTCGACAGGTTCAGTCGGGAGCCCGGAAGGCTGGTCTACGGTCTTTATCCGCACCAGAAAGGGTAATGAAGTCTGGTCTAGAGCAGTCGATGAGGGATTGTTCGAGACGAAGCCCATCGAGGATGTCAAGCCAGGTCTCGATCTCCTCAGGAAGCTTGCGAAGGAAAAGATCGACAAGAACCGCAAGACCCTCGAGGAGCGCAGGAATTTCGGCGTTAATAAGGCGTTAAGGGATCCTTACGCCTAA
- a CDS encoding amylo-alpha-1,6-glucosidase gives MPGTSDREGIREAWDIYKKHTLSTSIINEMVIRDNELTFVTQEHGEIPVTENYGYGLYYHDCRYLSGFLIRLMDTPPTRVLSSDEKGFRSTLMVTNPEMKDCTGTTVPKETLLGTIATVIPGCIRQSHTIRNFNTFPVSLNLTFEFDADFADMFTIRGIYPPTAAKVLPVRYDGKSLYFSYEGEDKLCRNTIITFEPSPTRVKEKVCTFELKIAPHDLQTVNVEISVKEIRPGQEPERPVKNPDQRMNQIMRSYVATLECCDYIPTSNNIFNSILSRSLADLKMMRMSLKGHEFHSAGVPWYDALFGRDSIISALQILPLEAGLAKSTLLVNAKYQSNRLDDWRDQEPGKMLHELRLGELANLNLIPQTPYYGTVDATPLFLILLIEYVNWTGDIELVKQLEGNVDQALKWIDIYANTEGNGFTYYAVKSPLGIYNHGWKDSPDSISRSDGTLAKQPIAVAEVQGYVYMAKRGLAPLLRQLGRKSDASRLEKEAGELKERFNRHFWMKDRKFFAQALDAEGVCDVISSNPAQCLWTGIIDQKYVKYLVDRIFRNDMFTEWGIRTLSSKERRYNPLGYHNGTVWPHDNSIITMGLRKYGFINEMSLLFTGMYEASRAFEGYRLPECFAGLARSEYGIPVKYPVACSPQAWASGTIPFMLTACLGIAPDALNNRLIINKPHLPSWLDNVQFNNVKVGNTLTDLNFRRMEEDTLVNVSKKSGDINVLIEY, from the coding sequence ATGCCGGGAACTTCTGACCGAGAGGGAATCCGCGAAGCGTGGGACATATACAAGAAGCACACCCTGTCTACCAGCATTATCAATGAGATGGTTATACGGGACAATGAGCTGACGTTCGTAACGCAGGAGCATGGTGAGATACCTGTTACAGAAAATTATGGGTATGGTCTCTATTACCACGATTGCAGGTATTTGAGCGGTTTTCTCATCCGACTCATGGATACGCCTCCAACGCGGGTTCTGTCCAGTGATGAGAAGGGGTTCAGATCGACTCTCATGGTTACCAATCCTGAAATGAAGGATTGCACTGGCACCACAGTCCCTAAAGAAACGCTCCTCGGCACCATTGCCACGGTCATACCAGGCTGCATCCGGCAAAGCCATACTATCCGAAACTTCAACACGTTCCCGGTATCCTTAAACCTGACATTTGAGTTTGATGCAGATTTTGCAGATATGTTTACTATCAGGGGAATATACCCGCCGACTGCTGCGAAAGTGCTACCAGTCCGGTACGATGGTAAAAGTCTTTACTTCTCCTACGAAGGGGAGGATAAGCTTTGTCGCAACACGATTATAACATTTGAGCCATCGCCCACGAGGGTAAAAGAGAAAGTATGCACCTTCGAGCTGAAGATAGCCCCCCATGATTTACAGACTGTAAACGTGGAAATCTCTGTCAAGGAGATCAGGCCCGGGCAGGAACCGGAGCGGCCAGTAAAAAATCCCGACCAACGAATGAACCAGATCATGAGGTCCTACGTCGCAACCCTTGAATGCTGCGACTACATACCAACCAGCAACAATATTTTCAATAGCATCCTGTCTCGTTCGCTGGCTGACCTGAAGATGATGCGCATGAGCCTTAAAGGACATGAGTTCCACTCGGCAGGGGTACCGTGGTACGACGCACTATTCGGGCGGGACAGCATCATTTCGGCACTCCAGATATTGCCTCTCGAGGCTGGGCTGGCAAAAAGCACGCTGCTGGTGAACGCAAAATACCAGAGCAACAGACTGGATGACTGGAGGGACCAGGAACCCGGTAAAATGCTTCACGAACTGAGGTTGGGCGAGCTGGCTAATCTGAACCTGATCCCACAGACACCGTATTACGGCACTGTCGACGCTACTCCTCTGTTCCTGATCCTCCTTATCGAATACGTGAACTGGACCGGGGATATCGAACTGGTCAAGCAGCTGGAAGGCAATGTAGACCAGGCACTGAAATGGATCGATATCTACGCCAACACGGAAGGAAATGGATTTACCTATTATGCAGTGAAATCCCCGCTGGGCATTTACAACCATGGCTGGAAGGACTCACCCGACTCGATTAGCCGTTCAGATGGAACCCTGGCAAAACAACCGATCGCTGTTGCCGAAGTTCAGGGATACGTGTACATGGCAAAAAGAGGGCTTGCACCGCTGCTCAGGCAGCTGGGCCGGAAAAGTGATGCGTCCAGGCTGGAAAAGGAGGCAGGAGAACTGAAAGAGAGATTCAACCGGCATTTCTGGATGAAAGACAGGAAATTTTTCGCCCAGGCACTGGATGCGGAAGGGGTATGTGACGTGATATCGTCTAACCCGGCGCAGTGCCTGTGGACAGGAATCATCGATCAAAAATACGTAAAATACCTGGTCGACAGAATCTTCAGAAACGACATGTTCACAGAATGGGGCATTCGAACGCTGTCCTCAAAAGAACGCCGGTACAATCCACTCGGGTATCACAACGGCACTGTCTGGCCGCATGACAATTCAATTATTACCATGGGCTTGAGAAAATATGGTTTCATCAATGAGATGTCCTTATTGTTCACGGGCATGTACGAGGCTTCCAGGGCTTTCGAGGGTTACCGTCTGCCTGAGTGCTTCGCCGGGCTTGCACGCTCGGAATACGGCATTCCCGTGAAATACCCGGTAGCCTGTAGCCCGCAGGCGTGGGCTTCTGGAACCATACCGTTTATGCTCACAGCCTGCCTGGGCATAGCTCCAGACGCCCTGAATAATCGGCTGATCATCAACAAACCCCATCTGCCTTCGTGGCTTGACAATGTGCAGTTCAACAACGTGAAAGTCGGAAACACACTGACCGATCTGAATTTCAGGAGGATGGAAGAGGATACGCTGGTCAACGTATCCAAGAAGAGCGGGGACATCAATGTGCTCATCGAGTATTAA
- the frhD gene encoding coenzyme F420-reducing hydrogenase, FrhD protein produces the protein MDKLYSEIVVAGCGNPLYADDGFGPAVVERLKGMELPKNVTVVDAGLGGPHFVFTLLNPESTKALIIVDIADFGGEPGELRWLTVDELPEGSYLDAHSWDLTEPLQCIKDDILIRVLVCQKKYVSAPEMDIGITDEVQRAIPGAVSEIIKEIRMNYGNA, from the coding sequence ATGGATAAGCTGTACTCCGAGATCGTGGTGGCAGGCTGTGGCAATCCTCTTTATGCGGACGACGGGTTTGGACCTGCAGTAGTGGAGAGGCTCAAGGGCATGGAGCTCCCGAAGAATGTCACGGTTGTTGATGCCGGACTCGGTGGGCCGCATTTCGTCTTTACTCTCCTTAACCCCGAGTCCACAAAAGCCCTTATCATCGTTGACATAGCGGACTTCGGGGGAGAGCCAGGTGAGCTCAGGTGGCTTACTGTTGACGAACTCCCGGAAGGCAGTTATCTGGATGCACACTCCTGGGACCTGACCGAGCCTCTCCAGTGCATTAAGGACGATATCCTTATCCGGGTCCTTGTGTGCCAGAAAAAATACGTTTCTGCCCCCGAGATGGACATCGGGATTACAGATGAGGTACAGAGAGCCATTCCCGGAGCTGTATCCGAGATAATAAAGGAAATCAGGATGAACTATGGAAATGCTTAA